Proteins co-encoded in one Flavobacterium fluviale genomic window:
- the serB gene encoding phosphoserine phosphatase SerB has product MAIEDKEIILLKVSGHDKIGVTAGLTAVLAAYDANILDIGQADIHDTLSLGILFEIEAGSSSAPVLKDLLFKAYELEIKVKFIPISIDDYEKWVKSQSKQRYIINILGEKLAASQLSAVTQILSDQNLNIDSIIRLTGRTSIVEKEEYPRSCIQLSVTGEIVNKIIMTASFMEISRTLNVDISFQEDNIYRRNRRLVCFDMDSTLIQTEVIDELAELNGVGDQVRAITESAMNGEIDFNESFKKRMALLEGLSEEVLQNVAVNLPITQGAHRLMKALKYYGYKTAILSGGFTYFGEYLQKELGIDYVHANKLEIKDGKLTGKYIGDIVDGQKKAEFLRAIAEKEGIHINQTIAVGDGANDLPMLNLAGLGIAFHAKPKVKESASTSISSLGLDGVLYLLGYHDRYIDMM; this is encoded by the coding sequence ATGGCGATAGAAGATAAAGAGATAATTTTATTAAAAGTTTCAGGACACGATAAAATTGGAGTTACAGCAGGTTTAACAGCTGTATTGGCTGCTTATGATGCTAACATTTTAGATATTGGCCAAGCCGATATTCATGATACGCTGTCACTTGGAATTTTATTCGAAATTGAAGCAGGATCTTCTTCTGCGCCTGTGCTCAAAGATCTTTTGTTTAAAGCCTATGAACTGGAAATCAAAGTTAAATTTATTCCGATTTCTATTGACGACTACGAAAAGTGGGTAAAATCGCAATCTAAACAACGTTATATCATCAATATTTTGGGTGAGAAACTAGCGGCTTCACAATTGTCTGCAGTAACTCAAATATTGTCAGATCAAAATTTAAATATCGATTCTATTATCCGACTAACTGGGAGAACTTCAATTGTTGAAAAAGAAGAATATCCGCGTTCTTGTATTCAATTATCTGTAACAGGAGAAATTGTAAACAAGATTATTATGACGGCAAGTTTTATGGAAATTTCAAGAACGCTTAACGTCGATATTTCTTTTCAAGAAGATAATATTTACAGAAGAAACCGTCGTTTAGTCTGCTTCGATATGGATTCAACTCTTATTCAAACAGAAGTTATCGATGAGCTTGCAGAACTTAATGGAGTAGGAGATCAGGTTAGAGCCATTACAGAATCGGCGATGAATGGAGAAATTGATTTCAACGAAAGCTTTAAAAAACGTATGGCTTTATTGGAAGGATTAAGCGAAGAAGTACTGCAAAATGTTGCTGTTAATCTGCCAATTACACAAGGAGCGCATCGTTTAATGAAAGCCTTAAAATATTATGGGTATAAAACCGCAATACTTTCTGGAGGATTCACCTATTTCGGAGAATACCTGCAAAAAGAATTGGGAATAGATTATGTCCATGCCAATAAATTGGAAATAAAAGATGGTAAACTAACAGGTAAATATATTGGTGATATAGTAGACGGTCAGAAAAAAGCAGAGTTTCTACGAGCAATTGCTGAGAAAGAAGGAATTCACATCAATCAAACCATTGCAGTTGGTGACGGAGCAAACGATTTGCCAATGCTAAATTTAGCTGGTCTGGGAATCGCTTTTCACGCGAAACCAAAAGTTAAAGAAAGTGCTTCAACTTCAATTTCAAGTTTAGGTCTTGATGGGGTTTTATATCTTCTAGGTTACCACGATAGATATATCGATATGATGTAA
- a CDS encoding redox-active disulfide protein 2, with protein MKKNFSEMSNEELIKTQKSLKIVTYLFGVVLLLLFGLNIYLVANKGFNASNVIPIALLPIFILNMNTLKEMKKELKARK; from the coding sequence ATGAAAAAGAATTTTAGCGAAATGAGTAATGAGGAATTAATCAAGACTCAAAAATCATTAAAAATTGTGACTTACCTGTTTGGTGTGGTATTGCTTCTTTTGTTTGGACTTAACATTTATCTTGTAGCAAATAAAGGATTTAATGCTTCTAATGTTATTCCGATTGCATTGCTCCCTATTTTTATTTTGAATATGAATACTTTAAAAGAAATGAAAAAGGAGCTGAAGGCTCGAAAATAA
- a CDS encoding GH3 auxin-responsive promoter family protein yields MPLSIINSFASWVLKQRIHQIELFLKYPNEVQEELLHNLLTASENTVIGKQYEFSSIKSYQTFAERVPIATYEELQPLIERTRLGEQNVFWETPIKWFAKSSGTTNAKSKFIPVSNEALEDCHYKGSKDLLCLYLNNNEDSELFLGKSLRLGGSSQIYENNNTFFGDLSAILIENMPIWAEFSSTPSSKTSLMSEWETKIAAIINETKNENVTSFAGVPSWMLVLMNKVLENTGKQNLLELWPNLEVYFHGGVSFSPYKEQYKNILPSKDFKYYEIYNASEGFFAIQDLNNSSDLLLMLDYGIFYEFIPMDTFGTPNQKVIRLADVELNKNYAIVITTNSGLWRYLIGDTVRFTSLNPYRIRVTGRTKHHINVFGEELMVENTDQAIAKACQITQTEVIDYTVAPIFMQDKEKGAHEWMIEFKKRPSDIGLFQKVLDETLQTLNSDYEAKRYNNMTLNPLVINVARENLFYDWLKERDKLGGQHKIPRLSNQRDYLEQLKEMQSIKV; encoded by the coding sequence ATGCCATTATCTATAATCAATTCGTTTGCATCTTGGGTCCTTAAACAAAGGATTCATCAAATAGAACTTTTTTTAAAATATCCTAACGAAGTTCAAGAAGAATTACTGCACAACTTATTGACGGCATCTGAAAATACGGTAATTGGAAAACAATATGAATTTTCGAGCATCAAGTCTTACCAGACATTTGCAGAGAGAGTTCCGATTGCAACTTACGAAGAATTACAACCGCTGATTGAGCGCACGCGTTTAGGTGAGCAGAATGTATTTTGGGAAACTCCAATTAAATGGTTTGCCAAATCCAGCGGTACTACAAATGCAAAAAGTAAATTTATTCCAGTTAGTAATGAAGCATTAGAAGACTGTCATTACAAAGGCAGTAAAGATCTTTTATGTCTTTATTTGAACAACAACGAAGATTCGGAATTGTTTTTAGGCAAGAGTCTTCGATTAGGCGGAAGTTCTCAGATTTATGAAAACAACAATACTTTCTTTGGAGATTTATCTGCAATTTTGATCGAAAACATGCCAATTTGGGCCGAATTCAGTAGTACGCCAAGCAGTAAAACTTCACTAATGAGCGAATGGGAAACTAAAATCGCTGCAATTATTAATGAAACCAAAAATGAAAATGTTACCAGTTTTGCTGGAGTTCCGTCTTGGATGCTGGTTTTAATGAATAAGGTTTTAGAAAATACAGGAAAACAGAACCTACTGGAACTCTGGCCAAATCTTGAAGTTTACTTTCATGGGGGAGTAAGTTTTTCTCCTTATAAAGAACAGTACAAAAATATTTTACCTAGTAAAGATTTTAAATATTACGAAATATACAATGCTTCTGAAGGTTTTTTTGCGATTCAGGATTTAAACAATTCTAGTGATTTACTCCTGATGCTGGATTACGGAATTTTTTACGAATTTATTCCGATGGACACTTTTGGCACTCCGAATCAAAAAGTAATTCGTTTGGCCGATGTCGAGTTGAATAAAAATTATGCCATTGTAATTACGACTAATTCTGGTTTGTGGCGTTATTTAATTGGCGACACGGTTCGTTTTACATCTTTAAACCCATACCGAATTAGAGTTACAGGAAGAACCAAACATCATATTAATGTTTTTGGTGAAGAATTAATGGTTGAAAATACTGATCAAGCCATTGCAAAAGCATGCCAGATTACACAAACCGAAGTCATCGATTATACTGTTGCTCCTATTTTTATGCAGGACAAAGAAAAAGGCGCACACGAATGGATGATCGAATTCAAAAAAAGACCCTCAGATATTGGTCTTTTTCAAAAAGTTCTAGACGAAACTTTACAGACTTTAAATTCTGATTACGAGGCAAAACGCTACAACAATATGACCTTAAATCCTTTAGTAATTAATGTCGCTCGTGAAAATCTATTTTATGACTGGCTGAAGGAAAGAGACAAATTAGGCGGACAGCACAAGATTCCGAGACTTTCTAACCAAAGAGATTATTTGGAACAACTGAAAGAGATGCAGTCTATTAAAGTATAA
- a CDS encoding DUF2797 domain-containing protein: protein MQYQGVLTKMQTEFGSPIQYYMVFEDSFLHMNQLLDKEIEINFIGCQCLNCSKKKKIYRQGFCYDCFYSSPAVGDWIMRPELSTAHLAIADRDLDYESKAQLQPHVVYLALSSEIKVGVTRKTQVPTRWIDQGATQAIAIVEVPNRYLAGITEVALKDHYADKTNWRKMLQCTAEGCDLILEKSKVENLIPAEVKDYFYSQKNDVYELNYPVLSYPAKVGSLNLDKTPSFQGKLVGIKGQYLIFENGTVFNVRGSEGYCVTINV from the coding sequence ATGCAGTATCAAGGTGTCCTGACAAAAATGCAAACCGAATTTGGAAGTCCAATTCAATATTATATGGTTTTTGAAGATAGTTTTCTACATATGAATCAATTATTGGATAAAGAAATCGAAATTAATTTTATAGGCTGCCAGTGTTTGAATTGCAGTAAGAAGAAAAAAATATACCGACAAGGTTTTTGTTACGATTGCTTTTACTCAAGCCCAGCCGTTGGAGACTGGATTATGAGGCCAGAATTAAGTACGGCGCATTTAGCAATTGCAGACCGAGATTTAGATTATGAGTCAAAAGCACAATTACAGCCGCATGTTGTCTACCTGGCACTATCGAGTGAAATAAAAGTTGGTGTTACCCGTAAAACGCAAGTACCTACAAGATGGATTGACCAGGGAGCTACACAGGCAATTGCAATTGTTGAGGTTCCAAACCGATATTTGGCCGGTATTACTGAGGTCGCTTTGAAAGATCATTATGCAGATAAAACTAATTGGCGAAAAATGCTCCAATGTACAGCGGAGGGATGTGATTTAATTTTAGAAAAATCAAAAGTGGAGAATTTGATACCTGCTGAGGTTAAGGATTATTTTTACAGTCAAAAAAACGATGTTTATGAACTCAATTATCCTGTTTTGAGTTATCCAGCAAAAGTAGGAAGTTTAAATTTAGATAAAACTCCATCTTTTCAAGGCAAGTTAGTTGGAATAAAAGGGCAGTATTTGATTTTCGAAAATGGAACAGTATTTAACGTACGTGGTTCAGAAGGTTATTGTGTAACCATAAACGTCTAG
- a CDS encoding glycosyltransferase family 9 protein, with protein sequence MSNLKKVNIVRRSLMRTLTKNIGGTKNSKGGNIDTSKIKKVLICRPNGRLGNMLLITPLVQEVSKTFPDCKIDVFVKGMVAPIVFEKYTAIDKIIHLPKKPFKELIKYFKVWTLIKAQNYDLVINVDQNSSSGRLAAQFSNARYKFFGDLPENVQLNIDDYDHIAKYPVYNFRYFLSQFGLEDKKAPVELIDLKLSQEEIASGKKVLDNIVDPNKKTIAIFTFATGEKCYNPTWWKPFYAALKKEFPNDNIMEVLPVENVSQINFEAPSFYSKDVREIGSVLANVNVFIGADSGIMHLSSASKAPTLGLFSGANMKKYEPYGNGSRGLDTNILGVQDFIKEIKSILEKQ encoded by the coding sequence ATGAGTAACTTAAAAAAAGTTAACATTGTCAGGCGAAGCCTTATGCGTACTTTGACTAAGAATATTGGCGGTACCAAAAACAGTAAAGGCGGAAATATTGATACGTCAAAAATTAAAAAAGTTTTAATCTGCCGACCAAACGGAAGATTGGGCAACATGCTTTTAATAACGCCATTGGTTCAAGAGGTTAGTAAAACTTTTCCCGATTGTAAAATAGATGTATTCGTAAAAGGAATGGTTGCGCCAATTGTTTTTGAGAAATACACTGCTATCGACAAAATAATTCACCTTCCGAAGAAACCTTTTAAGGAATTAATAAAGTATTTTAAAGTTTGGACTTTAATAAAAGCTCAGAATTATGATCTTGTCATTAATGTAGATCAAAATTCATCTTCGGGCAGATTGGCTGCGCAATTTTCGAATGCGAGATATAAATTTTTTGGAGACCTTCCAGAAAATGTTCAATTAAATATTGATGACTACGATCATATTGCAAAATATCCAGTTTATAATTTTAGATATTTTTTAAGTCAGTTTGGTTTAGAAGATAAAAAAGCTCCAGTTGAACTAATTGATCTAAAATTATCTCAAGAAGAAATTGCAAGCGGAAAAAAAGTCTTGGACAATATCGTTGATCCCAATAAAAAGACAATTGCGATCTTTACTTTTGCAACAGGTGAAAAATGCTATAATCCTACTTGGTGGAAACCATTTTATGCTGCATTAAAAAAGGAATTTCCTAATGATAATATTATGGAAGTGCTTCCAGTCGAAAATGTTTCTCAAATCAATTTTGAAGCACCCTCTTTTTACAGTAAGGATGTTCGCGAAATTGGATCTGTTTTAGCAAATGTAAATGTTTTTATAGGAGCAGACAGTGGCATTATGCATTTGTCAAGCGCTTCAAAAGCACCTACATTGGGCTTGTTTTCAGGAGCGAATATGAAAAAATATGAGCCTTACGGAAATGGAAGTAGGGGTTTAGATACTAATATTTTAGGAGTTCAAGATTTTATAAAAGAAATAAAATCAATTCTAGAAAAGCAGTAA